In Trichoderma atroviride chromosome 2, complete sequence, one DNA window encodes the following:
- a CDS encoding uncharacterized protein (EggNog:ENOG41), with protein sequence MASPSGGQGPVSYSQLACEPCRKGKRRCDRVLPSCELCSRKGVECVYLSRRRSRQTRRRPIQTRSESRLAAAATPNNVSSSSVNVSSSDSRADGQGSHFGTPFVSLESPTASENTTSATALYFIAPHIFQQAQLELPQIHLSIPAKLTPFQNDSSRIRSIAYHFFDSIHWWMPVISKRGFFAHMLNPLSQRRSELSLLIICMQLCCEPDLGSATGTLDAKTLYHNAKRLHFEMEASGVFSLRILQAGILIALYELGQAIYPAAYLTVGSCARYATAIGVDQLRDDDTSGGYGNSRTLSEVEERRRAWWIILFLDRFLNICKPGRSLATKTPTFDDLLPVDDKLWDDGTLKVSDFYTISQAFTLEMGMFSRFGQATYMLSQALDLVSPDNQQSAIERSQQMAQLRRTLFALMTVSNAEADARELRICAGFCPQLSICSSTIFLLQEYQWRVNSNNMSDVPNIVSATDTWEETLSSLDYIATTCQGFRDQMVDTTSVLVATPFLAHVSYQAALLLIRMGQGAPDSIAAEHISLFKDLLRDIATRWKMANVYLSILEAQEITTASEAMCGPRPLRYSHETNGNRGVTE encoded by the exons atggcatctccatctgggGGTCAAGGGCCGGTGAGTTATTCTCAACTTGCATGCGAGCCCTGTAGAAAAGGCAAGCGGCGATGTGACCGCGTGTTGCCGAGCTGTGAGCTGTGCTCTCGAAAGGGGGTCGAATGCGTCTACCTCTCGCGTCGTCGGAGTCGTCAGACTCGTCGGAGACCGATACAGACTCGATCCGAAAGCCGATTGGCCGCTGCAGCTACACCAAACAATGTTTCAAGCTCCAGTGTGAATGTTTCAAGCTCGGATAGTCGAGCTGATGGCCAAGGCTCTCATTTTGGTACTCCCTTTGTGAGCCTCGAATCCCCTACAGCCTCAGAGAACACCACTTCGGCCACTGCGTTGTACTTTATCGCACCACACATTTTCCAGCAGGCACAGCTTGAGCTGCCGCAGATCCATCTCTCGATTCCAGCAAAGCTGACGCCATTCCAAAATGATTCTTCTCGCATCCGGAGCATCGCCTATCATTTCTTCGACTCGATCCACTGGTGGATGCCTGTCATCTCGAAAAGGGGATTCTTTGCGCACATGTTGAATCCCCTATCACAACGCCGAAGCGAACTCAGTCTGCTCATCATATGCATGCAGCTTTGTTGCGAGCCCGACCTTGGCTCCGCCACGGGGACGCTCGATGCTAAAACTTTGTATCACAATGCTAAGAGATTACActttgagatggaggccTCTGGTGTCTTTTCACTGCGAATTCTCCAAGCGGGCATCTTGATTGCGCTTTACGAGCTTGGGCAAGCTATATACCCTGCCGCGTATCTAACAGTTGGCTCTTGCGCGCGGTATGCCACAGCAATTGGTGTCGATCAGCTGAGAGACGACGATACATCTGGTGGCTATGGGAATTCTCGCACACTGTCTGAAGTTGAAGAACGAAGACGTGCCTGGTGGatcattctcttcttggatCG ATTTTTGAACATCTGTAAACCTGGCAGGTCGCTCGCAACCAAGACTCCGACGTTTGACGACTTGCTTCCGGTTGATGACAAGTTGTGGGACGACGGC ACGCTTAAAGTGAGCGACTTTTACACCATATCCCAAGCATTTACTCTCGAAATGGGCATGTTTTCCCGGTTTGGGCAGGCCACCTATATGCTCAGCCAGGCTCTCGACCTTGTGAGCCCGGATAACCAACAAAGCGCAATCGAGAGAAGCCAGCAGATGGCTCAATTAAGACGAACGTTGTTTGCATTAATGACTGTTTCAAATGCCGAAGCTGATGCTAGAGAGCTGAGGATATGCGCCGGCTTCTGTCCCCAACTATCTATTTGCTCTAG TACTAtattccttcttcaagaGTATCAATGGCGAGTAAATAGCAATAACATGAGCGATGTACCCAACATCGTCTCAGCGACAGACACCTGGGAGGAGACTCTATCATCTCTGGACTACATTGCTACAACTTGTCAAGGCTTTCGAGATCAGATGGTAGATACCACTTCCGTGCTGGTCGCAACTCCATTTTTAGCCCACGTATCGTATCAGGCAGCATTGCTTCTGATTAGGATGGGACAAGGAGCTCCTGATAGCATCGCAGCTGAGCATATATCGCTCTTTAAGGACCTGTTGCGAGATATTGCTACTAGATGGAAGATGGCTA ACGTCTACTTGAGTATCTTGGAGGCGCAAGAAATCACGACTGCTTCCGAGGCCATGTGCGGCCCTCGGCCTTTGAGGTATTCTCATGAAACCAATGGTAATAGGGGGGTAACTGAATAA
- a CDS encoding uncharacterized protein (EggNog:ENOG41~TransMembrane:14 (i76-102o114-132i144-164o170-193i205-229o235-256i284-301o313-331i351-371o383-407i414-433o439-464i476-496o516-538i)), whose protein sequence is MALVNKEHEDIPLESPPLTSTLGSDKGSNRDELEFEVEAEADDNDNDENAINRRISRAISTHSMAKRPESLLHEACFLFVVSMAQFLAQTGLAISIIPAHIIGKSWENVQDGQLSWFAAAYSLTSGTLILVAGRLGDLYGHRRLFVTGFLWYGLWSLLAGFGVYASTPTFFIVCRAFQGIGTGLVLPNAVAILGRTYPPGRRKELVFSLFGATAPAGFNVAGVFIALLAERAWWPWSYWIMAVYCWALAVAGFFVIPRALDPPAGSSSALNTGRRFDFVDKIDLPGAFFGITGLLFINFSWNQAPIVGWQDPYTYILLIIGFLSLGVFAFVERKAKFPLLPTSIFTGDLGWTLSCIVAGWASFGIGLYYYYQIMEIIKGDSPLLAIAKWSAAPVMGVVAGLTTAYLLSRVSPSVIMFMAMSGFLIGSTLIATLPMDQTYWAQTFVMTLIYPFGMDMSFPAGCILLSNSMPPEHQGLAASLIATAINYSISISLGFAGTIETHLNRNGSDLLRGYRAALYFAVSLAGFGMVLTMLFMLVSWKRSRKRATAPAV, encoded by the exons ATGGCGCTCGTCAACAAGGAACATGAAGACATTCCGCTGGAGAGCCCTCCGTTGACGTCGACGCTGGGGTCGGACAAAGGCAGCAACCGGGACGAGCTTGAATTCGAggtcgaggccgaggccgacgacaacgacaacgACGAAAATGCAATCAACCGCCGGATTTCGCGCGCCATCTCGACGCACTCAATGGCCAAGAGGCCCGAGTCGCTGCTTCACGAGGCCTGCTTCCTCTTTGTCGTGTCCATGGCGCAGTTCCTCGCGCAGACgggcctcgccatctccatcattccTGCGCACATCATTGGCAAAAGCTGGGAGAATGTGCAGGATGGACAGCTGAGCTGGTTTGCGGCCGCTTATTCTCTGACCAGCGGAACGCTCATTCTCGTCGCTGGCCGGCTCGGCGATTTGTATGGACACAGGCGGCTTTTCGTCACCGGCTTCTTATGGTACGGATTGTGGTCTCTGCTGGCTGGGTTTGGCGTCTATGCATCAACACCGACGTTTTTTATCGTTTGCCGCGCATTTCAGGGCATTGGAACTGGACTGGTGCTGCCGAATGCGGTTGCCATCTTGGGGCGGACTTATCCTCCAGGCCGGCGGAAAGAATTGGTCTTTAGTCTCTTTGGAGCGACTGCGCCGGCTGGCTTCAATGTCGCGGGTGTGTTTATCGCGCTGTTGGCAGAGCGGGCATGGTGGCCTTGGTCTTATTGGATCATGGCAGTCTACTGCTGGGCCCTTGCCGTCGCAGGCTTTTTTGTGATCCCAAGAGCGCTGGATCCCCCGGCGGGATCGAGCAGTGCCTTGAACACGGGACGCAGATTTGACTTTGTTGACAAGATTGATCTCCCGGGTGCCTTCTTTGGCATCACCGGCCTCCTGTTCATCAACTTCTCGTGGAACCAGGCGCCGATTGTCGGATGGCAAGACCCATATACTTACATCCTTCTCATCATCGGATTTCTGTCCCTCGGCGTGTTTGCATTCGTGGAGCGCAAGGCGAAATTCCCGCTACTGCCGACTTCCATCTTCACGGGCGACCTTGGCTGGACTCTGAGCTGCATTGTGGCAGGATGGGCCAGCTTTGGTATCGGActctactactactaccagATCATGGAAATCATCAAAGGCGATTCACCGCTGCTGGCAATTGCGAAATGGTCCGCGGCGCCAGTCATGGGCGTTGTCGCAGGCCTCACGACGGCATACTTGCTCAGCCGTGTATCGCCGAGCGTAATCATGTTCATGGCAATGAGCGGATTCCTTATTGGCAGCACGCTGATAGCCACACTTCCCATGGACCAGACATACTGGGCGCAGACCTTTGTAATGACGCTCATCTACCCTTTTGGCAT GGACATGTCGTTTCCCGCAGGATGCATCCTGTTGAGTAACTCGATGCCGCCCGAGCACCAAGGCCTTGCGGCGTCGCTCATTGCAACGGCGATCAACTATTCCATCTCTATAAGCCTGGGTTTTGCAGGAACCATTGAGACTCATCTTAACCGTAACGGGAGTGATTTACTTCGAGGATACAGGGCAGCGTTGTACTTTGCCGTGAGTTTGGCAGGATTCGGAATGGTCCTGACAATGTTGTTTATGCTTGTCTCATGGAAGCGAAGTCGTAAGCGGGCCACTGCGCCAGCTGTTTAG